The Cydia pomonella isolate Wapato2018A chromosome 20, ilCydPomo1, whole genome shotgun sequence genome contains a region encoding:
- the LOC133528875 gene encoding dnaJ homolog subfamily C member 30, mitochondrial-like, producing MLSQNKTRLVKNVVRTLHTSSVAYANHYEVLGVTPRSTQNDIKSAYYKLSKLYHPDRSSDDASAKKFRAISEAYEVLGNVKLKKMYDKGLLTRESPHSHTDYRPEPEPTDPTLKFYKSRASRHITPTMDGKVPIYDFDAWSKNHYADVFKKTQYDKDILRKKREKQMDAVHSDRQEATIYILFALTGLFFALVFRGKSEYDVDKTRKIETIQSATADKTESS from the exons ATGCTTAGCCAAAATAAAACAAGATTAGTCAAAAACGTCGTAAGAACGTTGCACACCTCGTCCGTGGCTTATGCTAACCATTATGAGGTCCTAGGAGTCACACCAAGGTCTACACAGAATGATATTAAGTCAGCATATTACAAATTGTCAAAATTATATCACCCAGACAGATCAAGC GATGATGCATCGGCTAAGAAGTTCCGAGCAATCTCAGAGGCATATGAAGTATTAggaaatgtaaaattaaagaaaatgtaTGACAAGG GTCTATTGACACGAGAGAGTCCCCACAGTCACACAGACTACCGCCCCGAGCCCGAACCAACAGACCCTACCCTCAAGTTCTACAAGTCCCGAGCTTCGAGGCATATCACTCCTACCATGGATGGAAAAGTACCCATTTACGACTTTGATGCTTG GTCAAAAAACCATTATGCAGATGTTTTCAAAAAAACACAATATGATAAAGACATTTTGAGGAAGAAACGGGAGAAGCAAATGGATGCAGTGCATTCTGACCGTCAAGAGGCGACTATTTATATTCTGTTTGCTCTCACAGGGCTCTTCTTCGCACTCGTGTTCCGCGGAAAGTCAGAATATGACGTGGACAAGACGCgcaaaatagaaactatacaaaGTGCCACTGCGGACAAAACTGAGTCTTCATAg
- the LOC133528873 gene encoding N-acetylglucosaminyl-phosphatidylinositol de-N-acetylase, with the protein MFLLGSSLGFDSLDNFYVQFLAETVLYLRSFALYISLWVLGYLLVCCVVYRRYARRLPTRSRGALRTKRVLIVVAHPDDECMFFGPTIFRLCEQDADVYLLCLSNGNNEGKGKIRSKELWLACSELGVPDRNICLVTDTRLPDNPKAHWPVAVIAKLIQHQLESLDIDTLVSFDRGGVSSHPNHSAVFYAIAYMFVEKLLPARCTVYTLDTVNILRKYWGFLDLPLSFVLSSKRYFLRWTESRRVVRAMKQHRSQMVWFRHLYVMFSRYMVINTLRRINLADIELELEVDD; encoded by the exons ATGTTCCTGTTGGGCTCAAGTTTGGGATTTGATAGTTTAGACAATTTTTACGTGCAATTTTTAGCTGAGACTGTATTGTATCTTAGAAGTTTCGCATTGTATATAAGTTTGTGGGTTTTGGGGTATTTGTTGGTGTGTTGTGTGGTGTATCGGCGGTACGCACGACGGCTACCGACGAGGTCTCGGGGGGCGCTGCGAACGAAACGAGTGTTGATCGTGGTAGCACACCCAGATGACGAGTGCATGTTCTTCGGCCCTACTATATTTAGATTGTGCGAGCAGGATGCAGATGTGTATTTACTCTGTCTCTCTAATG GCAACAATGAGGGCAAGGGAAAAATACGTAGCAAAGAGCTATGGCTTGCATGTTCTGAGCTTGGAGTACCTGACAGGAACATATGCCTCGTCACAGATACACGACTCCCGGACAACCCAAAAGCGCACTGGCCAGTGGCTGTCATTGCCAAGCTGATACAGCATCAATTGGAGTCTCTGGACATAGACACACTAGTGTCATTTGATAGGGGTGGGGTTTCCTCACACCCGAACCATTCAGCAGTATTTTATGCTATAGCTTATATGTTTGTTGAGAAACTTTTGCCTGCAA GGTGCACAGTTTACACATTAGACACTGTAAATATATTAAGAAAATACTGGGGCTTCTTAGATCTTCCACTCAGCTTTGTTTTGTCTTCCAAAAG ATACTTCCTCCGCTGGACGGAGTCCCGACGCGTAGTCCGCGCCATGAAGCAGCACCGATCACAGATGGTGTGGTTTCGGCATTTGTATGTTATGTTCTCTCGTTACATGGTCATCAATACGCTGCGCCGCATCAACTTGGCAGATATAGAGCTCGAGTTGGAAGTTGATGATTGA
- the LOC133528876 gene encoding vacuolar protein sorting-associated protein 37B, producing MIQPDYTSAMGLLSHLNSDELKEILNDDSKFDSVLKDVKQVKDWETEKEMIIASNRSLAEFNLKMEPQLQELKAAVQERSEEGEALCSRIQELLEEYKSKSAGISLDTTQALLQTSAAESEEKSEEIAQDYLSGKKYDGEQFLEAFEPVRKQMHLRKFKAEKMSELIRTGSRNSCGNGFSKPYLPYPNYGPGQSVPSVPYPMGPLNMPMPGMYGNHF from the exons ATGATCCAACCAGATTACACTTCGGCGATGGGTTTGCTCTCTCATCTCAATTCCGATGAATTGAAAGAAATATTAAACGACGACTCTAAATTTGATTCAGTGCTTAAAGATGTGAAACAG gtAAAAGACTGGGAAACTGAGAAAGAGATGATAATAGCTAGCAATAGGTCCCTAGCGGAGTTCAACCTGAAAATGGAGCCGCAGTTGCAGGAGCTTAAGGCAGCGGTGCAGGAGCGCTCTGAGGAGGGAGAGGCACTCTGTAGCCGTATACAGGAACTGCTAGAAGAGTACA aatcaaAATCAGCTGGAATCTCACTTGACACAACACAAGCACTGCTCCAGACTAGTGCTGCTGAATCTGAAGAAAAATCTGAGGAAATCGCACAGGACTATCTATcaggaaaaaaatatgatggaGAGCAGTTCTTAGAGGCCTTTGAACCAGTCCGCAAGCAAATGCATCTCAGAAAATTTAAAGCAGAGAAAATGAGTGAACTGATCAGAACAGGAAGCAGGAATTCCTGTGGTAATGGATTCTCAAAGCCATACTTACCATATCCTAATTATGGACCCGGCCAGAGTGTTCCCAGTGTGCCATATCCTATGGGTCCTCTCAACATGCCTATGCCCGGCATGTATGGGAAtcatttctga
- the LOC133528879 gene encoding myosin regulatory light chain sqh: MSSRKTAGRRGTNKKRAQRATSNVFAMFDQAQIAEFKEAFNMIDQNRDGFVDKDDLHDMLASLGKNPTEDYLEGMMNEAPGPINFTMFLTLFGERLQGTDPEDVIKNAFGCFDEENNGVINEERLRELLTTMGDRFTDDDVDEMLREAPIRDGLFDYVEFTRILKHGAKDKDEQ, translated from the exons ATGTCGTCCCGCAAGACCGCCGGCCGCCGTGGCACAAACAAGAAGCGTGCCCAGCGCGCCACCTCCAATGTCTTCGCCATGTTCGACCAGGCGCAGATCGCAGAGTTCAAGGAGGCCTTCAACATGATTGACCAGAACCGAGACGGATTTGTTGACAAGGATGATCTGCATGATATGCTCGCTTCTCTTG GTAAGAACCCAACGGAAGACTACTTGGAAGGCATGATGAATGAGGCTCCGGGCCCCATCAACTTCACCATGTTCCTGACGCTGTTCGGTGAACGTCTGCAGGGCACGGATCCTGAGGACGTCATTAAGAACGCTTTTGG CTGCTTCGACGAAGAGAACAACGGGGTAATAAACGAGGAGCGCCTTCGCGAGCTGCTGACCACGATGGGCGACCGCTTCACCGACGACGACGTCGACGAGATGCTGCGCGAGGCGCCCATCCGCGACGGGCTCTTCGACTACGTTGAGTTCACGCGTATCCTCAAGCATGGCGCTAAGGATAAGGACGAGCAGTAA